Genomic DNA from Chaetodon trifascialis isolate fChaTrf1 chromosome 19, fChaTrf1.hap1, whole genome shotgun sequence:
aaaacagccccaaagcatgatgctgccaccaccatgcttcactgtaggtATGGTGTTATTTAggtgatgtgcagtgttgtttttgtgccaaACATACCGTTTGGAATTATGTCCAAAAAGTTCAACCTTGGTTTCATCAGACCATAACACATTGTCCCACATGCGTTTGGGAGATTTCAGATGTCTTTTTACAAAATTAAGCTGGGCTTGGATGTTCTTCTTTGTAAGATAAGGCTTCCGTCTTGCCATCCTACCCCATAGCCCAGACATATGAAGAAGACGGGAGATTGTTGTCACATGTACTACACAGCCAGTACTTGCCAGAAatttctgcagctccttcagtgttgCTGTCGGCCTCTTGGTAGCCTCCCTGACTAGTTTTCTTCTCGTCTTATCATCAATTTTGGACGGATGTCCTGGTCTTGGTAATGTCACTGTTGTGCCATATTTTCTCCACTTGATGATGACAGTCTTCACTGTGTTCCATGGTATGTTTAATTCCTTGGAAATTCATTTGTAGCCTTCACCTGACTGATATCTTTGAATAATGAGATCCCTCTGATGCTTTGGAAGCTCTCTGCGGACCATGGCCTGTGCTGGAAGATGTGGCtacaaaaatgtgaggaaaagccTACTAGAACAGCTGAACTTTATTTGAGGTTGATCAGAGGCACTTTAATTGGCGACAGGTGAGTGCTGATGCTTTAACATGAGTTAGAATGTAATTGGTAAAATCTGAACACAGCCACATCCCCAGTTATAAAAGGGTGCGTACACTTATGCAACCACATTATctcagttgtttatttttacttcacccccttgaaagatttctgtttgtttttcacttgcattgtacaggttataggtcagattaaaggtggaaaacgTTGTGAAATTATTTGTCTTGCTGTCACTTTTTTACATCACGAAAACCTGGCATTTGAACAGAGGTGTGTAGACTTTTTATATCCACTGTACATACATTTACTTGAATTCAATGGCTTAATTTTGTAAAGAATGACCACAACATGACGAAAAGgggaaaatgaagaggaaaTCTTCATCACACCAattgcagtcagactgttcaactCTAGTTTTGTCTGATGTAGCACTGTGATTATGTACTTACTGCTCTACACATTTTGAACTACGGTGTGATATGTTTCCATCATCATGCCATTACATCTCAGGCAAAATCTAGAGCAATATTAAATTTTTTCTTCAGTATTACATTCCTATGTTTTTGTATCAAGTCTATACATATactacatatacatatttttcttcTATATACTGCTACATACTTTTTTTATCCAATGTGCAATACTGAAAAATGTTGTACTTGCTGGCATAgactgtatatattttattccTTTCTATGTCTTTTTATACTTTCTGacactactgctgctgcctgtaacacccaaATTCCCCCTATGgaggattaataaagtgttatcttacCTTACCTTATAATATGCAACATGATTAGAGAAGTGATTGTGCAGCCAAGGGTGTGCAAGGGAGGGAAGAAGGTTTTCTctgtctgcaaaaaaaaaaaactgttcagaTTAGACAGGCCATGTGATATGTGCCAAATCTGTAACACCCTAGGCTGTATCAGAACCTGATGAAGTTGCTTATCAGGTCTCATTCCTCCTTACGAGGGTGTCTTGCACAGCAGGCCGCAGGCCTTTAACCACACTGTATGGCATGAACAAAATAAGCCTGGCATGTATATTTTACACTAAATACACAAACCAAAATCCATCAGAAACACATCTCACCCTGTATTCACCATCACTCTAACCAGCTTGGTCACGAGGGCGACTGCCAAAGAGCCTGAGACCCTTAGGAGCAGGAGTGCTTTATGTTCATGGTGTGGGAAATTAGTTTAGTTTTATTGATGAAAATATGTTTCTTAAAAGAATGAACCACCAAGGTGTATTCTAAACTTAAGGGATAGAGACCGAATTCTAACTTTCTTGGGCCTCACCTCATACCTGATAACAAGGTTTTTCGTAATTTGGTGTTGTTTTAGCAGGTCACAACAGACTAAATACATTTCTGATTAACTGAGTCATTCCCAATTACTGACCACTATATACACAATGCCAAGAGACTAGGACAAATGGGGGGGCAACTTGTGGCCCACGGCTCAGTTTTGCCTGGGAGGACCACTATAGGTCAATCTGGCCCTTGTCTACAGGAAAGTGGAATCCAATGTGAACACAATTTCTAGTAATAAATAAATGGTAAAAAAATTACTTTGTTTGAATGGAGCAGTTATTTCAAGGAAATTCACCTGGAGATGAACTGCTTTTCAACTTCATGCAATTAACTTCAACAGCCGTTGCAGAAATGTGTCACTATTTCTTTTAGTAGCAAATTACATAGTTCTTCCAAGGAAGCTTTCAAGAAGTTCAAACAAAATTATTAGGATATGATGGACTACACATCTAAAATAAAACTTTCTGAAAACTTCAGTGGCTGGAGTTTGATCAGAGTACAGGTGGTGTATGTTCCTGAAAATGCTGGACATTTTTTGTCAAACTAAAAACTTTCCTATTCAACAGTATGTCTCTAGGGTTGATTTCTTCCATAATTAGTTTTCTGTGGTGTGATGAGAATCAGCAGATATTAACAAACATGTACAGTGATAAGGAGTCAGAAAAGACGAAATGAGATCACTTGGATTCTTAGAAATAATCaatcattcagacagtttttaaGTCACTGGTTTTCAAATGAGGATCACTTTCTTCAACGTGACTGTTAAATACAACCTAAATAAATtaagaacaacagaaacacagtttaTGGAGACTGTCATCAGTACTGGTCTCCTCTGATATGATACAGTGGTTTAAATGCAGGACAGTAACAGTTTTGAATGATGACAGACAAACTTGTTGTTAATGCCTGAATTAGTGTAAGAGGTTAAATATTATGGCTGTTTATTCCCGAGTCTTCCCACTGCTCGTGCTGCTGAAACTGCGTCTATGCTCCAATCAACCTCCAGCTCCCAGTTAATTCAATCAGTAGGCTAACAGTGTGATAAAAGTCACAACTTTAGATAAGAGTCATTAATTTTCTCCCTGACTTAGTGTTTATTTGTGCAGCCCTACAATGAAATCTTTGTAGCCATACAGTTCTTCAAACAGCCaagcaaacacacgcacgcgcgcacgcacgcaaaAACTTAGGTCACTTTTCGGGAAATTAACTTACATAgagttacattcattttcttggGACTTATAATGATGACCATGACCACTACTTGCCGACCCCTAACCTTTACCATAACCGTAACCGAATCATTCCCCCTAACCCAAAAATTcagttttacttattttttttctctctatttgcATCAGCCATCCCGCTATGAATTTGTCTTGAATCTGAAACATGTCCTCGAACGCAGcgcatgggcacacacacacacacacacacacacacacacacacacacacacacacacacacacacacacacacacacacacacacacacaccatgctaaAATATTACAATTATCCTTCGGCATGCATCGTGTCACACTGATGCTACACCACCCTCTGCCGGTCCCGCTGGGTCACAGGCAGTCCCGGTGGTTTGAGGGAGGGGGGGATGGGCAGCTCATGCAGACTGTCCGGAAAGGTCGCAGGACTCAGCTGCTTCAGAATAGTCTGCATAGCGATGAGGAGCAGCGACGCTGGGCTCCTTCCTGACAAGTACTTGTATGTCTCTTCGCCGAGCACCTCGCTCCAACACTCAGGCTCTCTGGCCAGAGCTCCTCTCATTTTAAAGTGAAGCTTTGGCATGAACATGAGCAGGTTGTCCAGACACTGCTTCTTCTCTCCGCCGTTCACCTCCTTGGAATCCCTGAGTTTCTCTAGAGAGACGTCCAGCGGGGTCAAGCCGTTGTGGTCCAGGGCGTGCGGGGACGCTCCGTTCCCCAGCAGCATGATGACCGCCTCGGGCCGCAGGAGCTCACAGGCCAGATGTAAAGGGGTTCTCCCGTCCTCCATATGAAAACACCCGGCTCGATCCGTGCAGGTGGATGTGCTGGGTACCCGATGGGTCTCCTGTAAGATGAAGCCGAGAATGCACCGCCTGTCGTAGCGGACAGCCATGGACAGGTGTGGTGCGGAGGACGGGCAGCAGCAGAAGCGCTCCCCGGGCTTTGCTAGCGCTTCATCGGTGTACCGGCTAAGCAGGTAGTGGGCATACGCCTGGTGATCGTGAACTATAGCGTACAGCAACGCCTCTGACGGGGTGTAAATTCTCTGGCTGACGTCCTCCTCTTGGTAAAAAGTCTCCATTGTCCGCATTTCTTCCAGCATCCAGACCGGCTTCAGGTCACGCACAGCCCGGTAGAACAGCAGCGAGAAGGACTTCCGATGCTTGTCGATGCTCCGAGCCGCTGAGCTGACTGTTAAAGAAGCCATGGCAACAAGCGACCCAAGTCACGTTAATTAACGTATGTCAGCGGATTACACACAGTCCTTCATCGCTTTGAAGCGATTACTTCAAGAGCTGATGATTTACACAGACGGATCACAGAAACAATACGTTTAATTCCACCACAGTTCTCTACATGGTTGACAGCTGCAGGATTCCTCTCTGCATTATGGAGCTGGTGCGCATGCGCGCAACATAATAACGTCGAGGAAACTTTATTGACAACAAGTGTCAAATTCCTCCCGGAGAATTAATGTTCAGATATCAGAGACCCTGGTCTTATGATCTCACCCGAAGTTTTCAGAACCTTAAATGATTTTGAGAGACTGTTTAACAAGATGTAAACTGCTGTACATTCAGAGACACTGATACAGAAACATCACAGGAGTTATTTTTCCATAGGATGGTTGTTATTGCTCTACAATGTTTGGGGAATTATTTCTAAACTTCAAATTACCATGATGTAACTAAAACTACCATAGGAAAAAGGTGAGAATGGTGTATAATTGCTTAATTATTTTGGCCAAACAACTTAGTCACAGATAGTTATTAACATTATACCTGTGTGTTTTATCCTGAGTGTGTTTATCCTACTTAGCTTAAAAGAAGCACTGGGAAGCGTTAAATTTTAAGAAACAGAATTTACTTTACTTTGTTTCCCGGTTGGACTACaggatttttatttaattttacttttaattaattttaatttaatttattaattattttttttgagTTATTTTGTTTCCATAAAGCTGTTTTGGATACATATCTTACTGTGTTGTTGGATTTCTTTTATTATGATACTGCTACATCTGATATATGGTTATTCTATACTACTACAAACTGCTGTATGAACAGAGAACTGCAACAGTCCAGCCTGTCAACCCAACAGATGCATGCATTACTTTCTGTCAGTCAGACTGGGAAAGAAAACCTCTGATTTTGGAAAAGTTTCTGAAAAGAGTTGGACAAAGGCAACCATGGTACAATGACTTTTCTAACAGTATTGctatattta
This window encodes:
- the LOC139347273 gene encoding ankyrin repeat domain-containing protein 9, which encodes MASLTVSSAARSIDKHRKSFSLLFYRAVRDLKPVWMLEEMRTMETFYQEEDVSQRIYTPSEALLYAIVHDHQAYAHYLLSRYTDEALAKPGERFCCCPSSAPHLSMAVRYDRRCILGFILQETHRVPSTSTCTDRAGCFHMEDGRTPLHLACELLRPEAVIMLLGNGASPHALDHNGLTPLDVSLEKLRDSKEVNGGEKKQCLDNLLMFMPKLHFKMRGALAREPECWSEVLGEETYKYLSGRSPASLLLIAMQTILKQLSPATFPDSLHELPIPPSLKPPGLPVTQRDRQRVV